One window from the genome of Nicotiana sylvestris chromosome 9, ASM39365v2, whole genome shotgun sequence encodes:
- the LOC104215105 gene encoding chaperone protein dnaJ GFA2, mitochondrial, whose translation MVSSNALRIAHRIARCTFSSGSLLKGGCRGYNTAVYNQTRGLFYLNSNNGGSERRDWLRPGLFKANFGAVRSIHGTATSMKDFYEVLGVNRNATASEIKKAYYGLAKRLHPDMNKDDPDAEKKFQEVQKAYEVLKDEKAREQYDQLGHDAFNSMNNGGGGGAGFDPFGGFRSPFEDMFRNADIFGNIFNRDMGGEDVKVPIEISFMEAVQGCTKTITFQTDLPCTACGGTGVPPGTRPETCKRCKGSGVSISQTGPFTLQTTCPTCKGTGKIVSSFCMSCKGNRVLRGPKTVKVDIMPGVDTDETLKVYGSGGADPEGNRPGDLYVVIKVREDPVFRREGSDIHVDAVLSITQAILGGTIQVPTLTGDVVVKVRAGTQPGQKVVLKKKGIKGRNSFSFGDQFVHFNVSIPTNLTPRQRQLIEEFAKEEQGEYDKGAAAGASR comes from the exons ATGGTCAGCTCTAATGCTCTTCGTATTGCTCACCGGATTGCTCGCTGCACCTTTTCTTCTGGATCTTTATTAAAGGGAGGTTGTAGGGGATATAATACAGCAGTGTACAATCAAACAAGGGGCTTGTTTTATTTAAATTCTAATAATG GGGGCAGTGAAAGGAGGGATTGGTTAAGACCTGGATTATTCAAAGCCAATTTTGGTGCCGTAAGATCAATTCATGGAACAG CCACGAGTATGAAAGATTTTTATGAGGTGCTTGGCGTCAATCGGAATGCAACTGCATCTGAAATCAAGAAAGCTTATTATGGG CTTGCAAAGCGACTGCATCCAGATATGAACAAAGATGATCCAGATGCTGAAAAAAAGTTTCAGGAAGTTCAAAAGGCTTATGAG GTTCTGAAGGATGAGAAAGCACGTGAACAATATGATCAG CTTGGGCATGATGCATTTAATAGTATGAACAATGGTGGAGGTGGAGGTGCTGGGTTTGATCCGTTTGGTGGCTTCAGAAGTCCATTTGAAGACATGTTTAGAAATGCTGAT ATTTTTGGCAACATATTTAACAGAGACATGGGTGGAGAGGATGTCAAG GTTCCCATTGAAATATCCTTCATGGAAGCTGTTCAGGGGTGCACTAAGACTATAACATTCCAAACAGATTTGCCTTGCACTGCTTGTG GTGGAACTGGTGTGCCTCCTGGCACTAGACCTGAAACTTGTAAGCGCTGCAAAGGTTCAGGTGTG TCGATCTCGCAAACTGGTCCTTTCACGTTGCAGACTACTTGTCCTACATGCAAAGGAACAGGGAAAATCGTATCG AGTTTCTGCATGTCTTGCAAGGGAAATCGGGTACTACGAGGACCAAAGACAGTGAAAGTGGATATCATGCCTG GAGTAGACACTGACGAGACACTCAAGGTGTATGGAAGTGGTGGAGCAGATCCTGAAGGCAATCGGCCTGGAGATCTTTACGTTGTTATTAAG GTCAGAGAAGACCCTGTTTTCCGGAGAGAAGGCTCTGATATTCATGTAGATGCTGTTTTGAGTATCACCCAG GCAATCTTGGGAGGAACAATCCAAGTCCCAACTCTGACTGGAGATGTTGTTGTTAAG GTTCGTGCTGGCACTCAACCTGGCCAAAAGGTTGTCCTCAAAAAGAAAG GAATAAAAGGACGGAATTCCTTCTCATTTGGGGATCAATTTGTCCACTTCAATGTCAGCATTCCCAC AAACTTGACACCAAGACAGCGCCAATTGATTGAAGAGTTTGCCAAGGAGGAGCAAGGGGAATACGATAAAGGGGCTGCAGCAGGAGCCTCTAGGTGA